The sequence AGGGAAATTACGAACTTCGGTGTTGTCTGGCCATACATTGGCCTTTGCTTTATAGGTGCGGTAGATTGGCCATTGTTTGGCCATGTAGTATACATCAGTAGCAATTGGTTTTCTGAATATTTCTTCCGTGCGTGCAGTGGTTTTTAATCCAGACCCATCTACTGGCTCTACATTTACCTCTAGTGTCATTTCCACAAGCGGTGAAAAGAATAGGTGTGTAGCCTCTTGTTGTATATGTGGTTCGATCTTCACAGGTAATACCGGATTGAGAATTGGCCATGGGTTGGCCTCAGTTCTCCAGTATATTCGACACTTAAGCTTTGGTATCATTTGGGGCTTTTTGAAACACAGGTACCTCTCAAAACCCTTATGTGATCTTATGTGCTCTTACATGCTGCATATATGCTCTTATATGCCACGTCCATTCAAGACGATTCTCTCATCCCTAACATTATGCATTGCACTTCAGTCGGATCCCTTTCCCGCATACACGTATATGCATTTGCATTTCAGTCGGACCCCTTTCCCGCATACACGTATATGCATTTTCACTTCAGTCGGACCCCTTTCCCGCATACACGTCTACTTATTGTTCTTGCATGCGGTGATTCCGCTTCATATTTGTTGACTGTTGGATTGATGTTGTGGTTGTTGGGTGCTGGATGTGGGACGAAAGTGGATTTGTACGAGGTGTTGTTTATTGGATGTTTAACCCGCCTCACTTCAATATCTTCAAGAAAAACCATAAGTTGGCTTTAAAACTCCCCGCTCGCGATTATTTCCTCTCCTGATTCCTTATTGAGACAAAATGAATTCAATATGATAAAAGTTGGCCTATTGGCCAACTTTAATTGATCTTTCTCGTTTTTTAAATCATAACCAACAAATATTTACATTAGTGGCCCTAAGGcctacttaaaataaaatcttacaacATGAAGCCAACATACAAAATGGCTAGATAGCCTATTTTTATACCAAAGTCAACCACTGGATCTTCTTGGGGTTCGCATAACGCCCTTGTTCTTTTCTGTTCTTTCTTTATCACCCGCTATTCTGCTTGGTGAACATCAACTCCCCGCTCGGTGCTTTTCTTTCTTGCCACATGCTAAGTGGCCTGAAGGCCTACTTCATGAGTCTATAACTGCAAATGCAAACAATCAAGTCATGTAATGGCTGCATGGCCCACTTTACTTCATCATTCTCATTATCAAATCATGGCCAATCGAACATTTATATCAATGGCCCTAAGGCTTACATCACATGAAGTTTCGAAGTAACTACACATATATAGAAGTGGCCAGCAAGCCTACTTTGTCAATGATTTCCCATAACATAAGAATAATAGACACATCAACCAAATGTATGTTCAAGTGGCCATAAGGCCGACTCCCCCACACACTTAATTTCCTTTCAAGCATCCCGAAAGCTACTGTGGACTCGAATTATCACCGTTCAAACAAAATCTGGTCCCTGAAAGTGGCTATAAAGTCCACTTTGTTCTCCATATTTCACGATATGCAAGTAGTAAAAAACAAAGGTATGCCAAAGTGGTCCACAGGCCAACTCCTTGCTGGATGTCAGCCTCCCTGCTTGCTTTACTCATTTGCGTTTCCTAGTTCATTCCTCATGCTTGGAAATATGGCTTTAAATACTTGCCATTTATACATCTTTTGTGTGGTTGGCCATCTAAGCTTGATAGCCAATATGCATTGCCATCTAAGACCTTGTGCACCTTGAATGGTCCTTCCCAATTTGGTGACCATTTGCCTAAGTCTCTGTCCTTTGTCCCCAAGGACAATATGGTTTTCCACACAATATCTCCTTCTTGGAAGTTTTTCTTGTTGATTCTTCTGTTATAGATCCTTGCCACTTTCTGTTTTTGTAATAGCAGAGCATTGTACGCTTGGATTCTCAGCTCATCCAGTTCTTCTAACTCCATGATCATTGCTTCATTATAATGTTCAATGAGGAGTTCATTTTCCCTTGCCACTCGCATTGATGGCACCATAATCTCCAATAGGAGCACTGCATCATGGCCAAAGGTAAGGGAAAAAGGGCTCACTCCAGTGGCTGTCCTCTTGGATGTTCTGTACGCCCACAAAGTTTCTGATAATAGCCTTGGCCAATCCCTGGGATTCTCCTCCATCATCTTTTGTAGAATCTTTATCAACACTTTATTTGACGCTTCGGCTTGCCCGTTGGACTGTGGGTAGTGAGGGGACGAGTTTAGTAATTTGATTCCCTAGTCTTCTGCAAATTCCCTCATATCTGAGCCCGTGAACATAGTTCCCTGCTCCGTGGTCAATGACtctggaattccaaatctatgaataatattttttttttcacaaagttAATGACATCCCCTTGCTCCGCTTTCTTCAAAGGCACTGCTTCTACCCATTTGGTGAAAAAATCTGTAGCCACAAGCTATTTGGTGTGAAAGCAGGAAACTTTTTGGGATTTCTGGTACATCAGATGGGAGTTGAAGTGGATAAAAACAAAGCCAAAGCTATTATGGAAGCAAATCCGCCTAGAAACAAGAAAGAGTTGCAACGCTTTCTTGGGCAAGTAAATTACTTGAGCCGTTTTATCTCTAACCTTGCAGGGAAGACCAAAGAGTTTTCACAGTTGCTGAAGCTCAAAGATAGCAGGGAGTTCAAATGGGAAGATTCTCATCAGAAAGCATTTGACGTGATAAAAGGATATTTATCCAATCCACCTGTTCTTATGCCTCCCAGGTATGGAATGCCCCTTAAATTATATATCTCTGCTGCCCATGAGTCAATTGGATGTTTACCAGTTCAAAACAATCATGAAGGAAATGAGCAAGCCATCTATTATTTGAGTAGATTCATTACTCCAGTAGAGGTAAAATACtctgtgattgaaaaactatgcTTAACATTGTATTACGCATGTACTAAGTTAAGGCATTATTTGATTCAATCAAGAGTGTTTGTGGTGACTAAAACCGATTTGATTAAACAAATGCTTAATAGACCCATCCTCTCTGGGCGTATCGGCAAATGGTCTTTAGCATTGGCCGAGTTTACATTGATCTACTACCCCCAAAAATCAGTAAAAGGCCAAGCTATAACCGATTTTTTAGCTGATCATCCTTCACTTGATGAGTCTATTGGAGAGCAGGTTGGTTTTCCGGTTTGTGGAATAGAAGTTCGACCACGGGAGTTGAAGTTCCATGGATCAAGTACAGAAACAGCAGCCGGAGCTGGTATTGTGATCACCTCCCCAAGAGGTGTGAAAACCGCTCTATCCTTTAATTTGGGTTTTCCATGCACCAACAATCAGGCGGAATACGAAGCACTGGTCATTGGATTAGAAATTCTGAAAGATTTAGGGGCGAGGGAATTGTTAATATCAGGGGATTCTCAGCTGGTACTCAAACAGCTGTCAGGGGAGTTCAAATGCACAAGTTTGTCCTTGGCTCCATACTATACCGCGGCATCCCAACTTCTAGATGATTTCGAGGAAGTGTCATTAATACACGtcccaagacaagaaaattgggAGGCTGACGAGTTGGCACAGGTTGCTTCGGGATTGAAGATATCTCCAGAACTTACACACAGGCTAGTGTTGATCCAGAAGAAAAACCACCCTTCAATCCAGCAAAGGGGAATTCAGGTAGACACGTTCAATTTGGATATAAACTTAGCTGGTGACTGGAGAGATGACATAAAACAGGTGTTAGAATCAACCGGGAGAGATATTCCACATGGTTTAAAAATGAGAGCTCTTAATTACGCCTTAGTGGAGGGAGATTTGTACAGGAAAGGTTTGGATGGTTTGCTCCTCAGATGCATAGGTTTTCCAGAGGCTTTGGAGATCATGAAGCAAGTTCATGAGGGAGTGTGTGGAGCGCATCAATCTGGAGTGAAGATGAGATGGTTGATAAGGAGGTATGGCTACTATTGGCCGTCCATCCTGAAAGATTGCATCAAATACGCTAAGGAATGCCAACCATGTCAGAAACACGGGAACATCCAAAGAATTCCGGCGGATGAACTCCACAGCGTTGTCAAACCATGGCCGTTCAGGGGCTGGGCCATGGACTTAATAGGGAAAATCTACCCCGCATCATCTAAAGGCCACTCATTCATCCTTGTGGCTACAGATTTTTTCACCAAATGGGTAGAAGCAGTGCCTTTGAAGAAAGCGGAGCAAGGGGATGTCATTAACTttgtggaaaaaaaaatatattattcattgGTTTGGAATCCCAGAGTCGCTGACCACGGATCAGGGAACTATGTTCACGGGCTCAGATATGAGGGACTTTGCAGAAGACTATGGAATCAAATTACTAAACTCGTCCTCTCACTACCCACAGTCCAACGGGCAAGCCGAAGCGTCAAATAAAGTGTTGATAAAGATTCTACAAAAGATGATGGAGGAGAATCCCAGGGATTGGCCAAGGCTATTATCAGAAACTTTGTTGGCGTACAGAACATCCAAGAGGACAGCCACTGGAGTAAGCCCTTTTTCCCTTACCTTTGGCCATGATGCAGTGCTCCCATTGGAGATTATGGTGCCATCCATGCGAGTGGCAAGGTAAAATGAACTCCCCCTTGAATTTATAATGAAGCAATGATCATGGAGTTAGAAGAACTGGATGAGCTGAGAATCCAAGCGTACAATGCTCTGCTATTAGAGAAACAGAAAGTGGCAAGGATCTATAACAGAAGAATCAACAAGAAAAACTTCCAAGAAGGAGATATTGTGTGGAAAACCATATTGCCCATGGGGACAAAGGACAGAGATTTAGGCAAATGGTCACCAAATTGGGAAGGACCATTTAAGGTGCACAAGGTCCTAGATGGCAATGCATATTGGCTATCAAGCGTAGATGGCCAACCACACAAAAGATGTATAACTGGCAAGTATCTAAAGCCATACTTTCCAAGCATGAGGGATGAAATAGGAAACGCAAGTGAGTAAAGCAAGCAGGGAGGCTGATATCCAGCAGGGAGTTGGCCTTTGGGCCACTTCGGCATACCTTTGTTTTTTACTACTTGCATACTGTGAAATATGGAGAACAAAGTGGACTCTATAGCCACTTTCAGGGACCAAATTTTGTTTGAACGGTGATGATTCGAGTCTACAGTAGCTTTCGGGCTGCTTGAAAGGAAATTAAGTGTGTGGGGAGTCGGCCTTATGGCCACTTGAATATACATTTGGTTGATGTGTCTATTATTCTTATGTTATGGGAAATCGTTGACAAAGTAGGCTTGCTGGCCACTTTTATATATGTGTCGTTACTTCGAAACTTTATGTGATGTAAGCCTTAGAGCCATTGATATGAATGTTCGATTGGTCATGATTTCATAATGAGACTGATGAAGTAAAGTGGGCCATGCATACGTTACATGTCTTGATTGTTTGCATTTGCAGTTATAGACAATGAAGTAGGCCTTATAGCCACTTAGCATGtgacaagaaagaaaaacaccGAGCGGGGAGTTGATGCTCACCAAGCAGAACACGGGTGATAAAGGAAGAACAGAAAAGAACAAGGGCATTATGCGAACCCCAAGAagacccagaggttgactttggTATAAAAATAGGCTATTTAGCCATTTTGTATGGTTTTTGGCTTCATgttgtaagattttattttaagtaggCCTTAGAGCCACTAATGTAAATAGTTGGTGGTTATGAttcaaaaaacaagaaagatCAATTAAAGTTGGCCAATAGGCCAACTTTTATCATATTGAATTCATTTTGTCTCAATAAGGAATCAGGAGAAGAAATAATCGCGAGCGGGGAGTTTTAAAGCCAACTTATGGTTTTGCTTGAAGGTATTGAAGTGAGGTGGGTTAAACATCCAATACACAACACCCCGTACAAATCCACCTTCGTCCCACATCCAGCACCCAACAACCACAACACCAATCCAACAGTCAACAAATATGAAGCGGAATCACCGCATGCAAGAACAATAAGTAGATGTGTATGCGGGAAAGGGGTCCGACTGAAGTGCAAATGCATATACGTGTATGCGGGAAAGGGGTCCGACTGAGGTGCAAATGCATATACGTGTATGTGGGAAAGGGATCCGATTGAAGTGCAATGCATGATGTTTGGGGTGAAGGAGTCGTCTTGAGCGGATGCAGCACATAGGAGCACGTAAGAATTGAGAGTTACCTGTGTTGCAAGATACCCCAAATGACACCAATGCTTAAGCGTCAAGTGCACCAGGGAATTGAGGCTAACCCATGGCCAATCTCGATCTAGTGATACCTGTTATGAGCAAACATGCCAAcactacattttaaaaaaaaaatcgagagtGGGGAGTGGATGCCCAAGAAAGAGAGTGAGGAGTTGATTGCCAAGGACATACATATCTTAGTAGGTATGTGAGATTGGAAGCTACATAGACAGACATGCAATACAAGGTAATAAGTTCAAGTATAGCATTGCTTAATTTTATAGATCAAGAAATCAGAGGATATTGCATAATATTCAAGAAATGGGCAACAAATGTACTAATGGCCATAGAGGATGGAGTCATGAGTAGGGCAGGCAGTGGTGGCTCGTGCTTGCAGCTCGGGCAACGACCTCAGTTGGATACCAGAGCGGAAGGACTATGACATAGATGTAAGAAGCAGCGGCACATACATGACATATGCGTGATCATATCACA comes from Primulina huaijiensis isolate GDHJ02 chromosome 5, ASM1229523v2, whole genome shotgun sequence and encodes:
- the LOC140977772 gene encoding uncharacterized protein; the protein is MIMELEELDELRIQAYNALLLEKQKVARIYNRRINKKNFQEGDIVWKTILPMGTKDRDLGKWSPNWEGPFKVHKVLDGNAYWLSSVDGQPHKRCITGKYLKPYFPSMRDEIGNAIIDNEVGLIAT
- the LOC140977771 gene encoding uncharacterized protein, with the translated sequence MEENPRDWPRLLSETLWAYRTSKRTATGVSPFSLTFGHDAVLLLEIMVPSMRVARENELLIEHYNEAMIMELEELDELRIQAYNALLLQKQKVARIYNRRINKKNFQEGDIVWKTILSLGTKDRDLGKWSPNWEGPFKVHKVLDGNAYWLSSLDGQPHKRCINGKYLKPYFQA